The Rhizoctonia solani chromosome 1, complete sequence sequence aaaccaaccatCTTGGCCATATCTCATATGTTGCCGTCCAAATCTATCAGAAGATTGGATTGCGGGCCAAGTACCGGGCTATACATCTTGGTTGGCCGATGGAGATCCCCTACTACCAACTGGTACCAACAAATGAGCTCTTGATGCACGTTGGCATTGTAAACACACCAGGCTCGGAAACTGAGGACGTGGAGTTGAAGGATTGCCACATTCTCAAGGATAGGAATGAACTGACGCAACTTTTACCCGAGCTAGAGAAGGCCAGCATACCGCGAGTGGGCTCCAAAACTGGAGCGGGGTCATAAAAgaaaaatatgtatatatttagAGATAAATACatttaagcgccgggcgCATACAGCCCAAGGCATCATTCAACTTCTGGACATGGAAGGCTTGGGGTCCGAGGCATCTTTGGGTTCCGGACATGAGTCCTATGAGCGGCCGCCAAAAAGCTTCCGGATATGAACACTAGTAGAGGGCCGGATTTCCAAAGAAGCCTCCCCTGtgataattgggggtccttgtgagggtgagtcacatgaccacccaccgctctaccccctactattttttaaggATGTACTAGCGCTgtcccccctttgattgttttatgCAAAATGTCTCTTGACGTTTTGCAGCTAAGCTTACAACTTTGAGAACCCAGTATGTGATAGCCAGATGTCTCAAAAACCTTACATGTAGCTCTATAATTATTTTTAATCAAAACATTGCGTGTACTCAACAAAACATTTGACCTATCTTGTTTGACCCACCTATGAACGCACCCTCAGTCTGGTGATCCAACATGGAAGATTAGCCACTGCTGACCAAGCatgaaacaatcaacaagcgcaccagtttgcaagaacagcaactgacttgggatctttgATCATATACATAGATTttcaattatgattttataagtaaagtctattttacatggaccattccttacggaaaggcaATACATGAAGTCCAAGcgctagcacagcctctgcTGTGCGGGCCAAGTCCGTCCCGTCCTGACGGAACAATTTAGGACAacaaatttagaagaaatccttacagaaacgtacccattggctgcctattataggggtctggctcaagggggGTTGAGCAGAACCTTAATTCAAATCGCGTTTTTCCGCCCAAACCCATTAGATAACctgccctgaaaatgaaatttcactagtaaaccacgtgattccgcATTTATCCATATACCTatcaaggcaatttgaaatcaTTTGTTAAAATTCACCTCTTCAATATTTCACATAAAAttgcagttatgtgcagGGACCCATTGGCTAAGcaaccctgaaaatgaaattctactaataaaccacgtgattctgcgtcgatccatatacatatcatgccaatttgaaaacatcgatcaaatttgtgtactaatggccaaacagagcatgcaccttccatttttggaagtcgggactaccataaatggaaagagggggttcgattaccccatatagtgcagtttcaaggatagatatagcgtgtgggaggagaaaatgagaaatgaagtaaatttagtggattttggtgaagtgggccagttttgaaaaatggactaaatttagtccattttttgtttggccCTTGGTGAAAAGTCGGCCAGCACAAACAAAGCAagaatggactaaatttagtccattttttgtttgtacagGCCATGGCCACAGAGAGCAACCAAacaaaaatggactaaatttagtccatttttcaaaactggcccacttcaccaaaatccactaaatttacttcatttctcattttctcctcccacatgctatatctatccttgaaactgGACTGTATGGGGTAATCAAACcccccctttccatttatggtagtcttgacttccaaaaatggaaggtgcatgctctgtttggccattagtacacGAATTTGATCgatgttttcaaattggcatgatatgtatacagatcgacgcagaatcacgtggtttattagtagaatttcattttcagggtcgCTTAGCTAATAGCCCAGAAATCACAACCTGTcagaatcacgtgatatatatACCAATCGATAGCAAATGCACTGGTCTCCTATCAGAATTTCAATTTCAGGGTTGATTAGTCATCAGCATTCTCTCTGATGGTGCCATTACTGCTGGTGTTTCCAAAACTTGTTataaaatgaggaaaatacAACCAGCTGAGACCAAACCTGCTTAACCACTGACCCATAGAGCCCTAATGATCTTCTAcagacaacccatgatcacACCTTCAGCCCCCAATTTGGGCTTTGGCCAGCATGTAACCacatgtcatgacccaagaggcatgaacACAGATACTCTATtattctattatcttttTATCTAAATTCTACAAATcatatggaccaggggatgttcccaacatgaccacaggccatgcaggactcccctggcagagcaatcaacatggaatgtgaatggtccctttgtttagcctgttagctttgtcctctggttacttagttaccatatgtccttagttgcattgttctattgttctcttagttacccatacctttgtagtatgtcttccattgttctcctttgtactttacagttcccttgttctgtatgatgtatataatgaagggagagttctgggattcagaccagaacttgacctcctgtcaatctactgactaccctccccactctcctgctctactctaaggggtcttgtgccatatttggcaagtaatctctctatctaaagtgttggttgcagtcttctgcttatccccaaagccagcactgcctctttaggcatatatcccattcttcattagtcagactctgacataCTTGTACCAGGTTTAGACCATGTGTCATCACTCATGATGTGTTCTCTATTACACAACAGAATACTATAGTAAGGAAGGGCACAGTAAGCAAACAGGAATTGACATTAAAACATAGTTAATGAGTACTTATAAATCATGTAGTAAGATTTGCTGAATCTTTCTGTACATTCAACTATTTTTGATTatgtaaatacatgaggtatTAAGGAAGATGCAGCTTTCTTAAAGAAAAGGCTCAATATGTTAGGACTGATCAGACAATAGTACTTAAGTCAGCATTATGCTTTTCCAGGAGCTACTATCCTCAGTGACTGGGAGTTGTGGTCTAGGCCCTGCTATGGGTACTACCTGTTTCAGTCCTTCTCTTATGATTCTCAGTGGGAAGAGGATATTCATACCACTagaggctaactcttataaggcatagCTTTATGTggccttggtgcttatcatgccaagatgttgtgccaagacctgccaagacACTGTACCAAGAATGTGTACATAACAAACACACTTCTgtgcagtctgcagcatggTTCTTATTTCTAAACCTCTACTTCCTTTCACACACCTTatcaatttgtaaatagtgttctcttgtgtatataaaccacaggagaattgcttggacaccccaagtcaattttaccttgtctaccatcacagacaggtctGAGTAGTTCAGTAGTAGCTTGGGTTATAATATGAAAAATCCCTTGGACTttgtcagaaaaatcaggttTCTGCTTTTTCCTGCAGTCCAAAGTGCATGGAACTTTGTCAGTATGGTCTCTCATCCCATGCGCACCCACCCTGACATTCTGGTGCAATTCTGTTAAGGTCAAAAATAATCAAATTTTGTTAATTTTATGATTGCAGCCTGAAGGACCAGTTGCTGACTGGTTCCAGTTGACCTTGCCATTTTTCCTTAATAATTGGTACACACTCTGATCATAGTAATATAAGCATGTTGGCAACAAGTTGCAACTTTATACCCTCACTGTGGCCTGAGATAAATTACCATGCCCTTGTGCAATGAGTTATTCTGAGGTCACCTGACTTGTTCTgggtcatgtgatccttgTGGGAAAGTTGTTTTCTCCCTGTGGGAAAGTTCCaacactactgtctttgtAAGGTAGCTTCTAAAGTCTTTTGGAAGTTCCTGGTTAGCAACATATTTTGTGGTTGCTTGGTTACTGTATGGTGCCATTTTATTGTTCTGACAAAATTAGTAGAGCAAGTCATTTTCCTCTGACTCAGTCTCTTGGCCCCCATAGTATAAAGAAGAGGGCAGTGGGAGGTGGGATAAGCCATCACCATGTCTCAATGCCCAACTGCCAGCACCACTGCCTCCACAGTCTTGGATTCACAGCCTTCAGGGCTGTTGGATGCCACCCATTATGTCTCCCAGATTGCATCTACTGTGTGGCAGAGTCAAGAGCTGCCTCTGTCACAGCTCACTCCCAGGGCCCTCAAAAGAAGGTTGGATCTGGACTCCCAAAAAGAAGGAGTAAGTGGTCTTGTTTGGTAGCAAAAGATCCTTTTACTAAGAGACAAGCCTTACTGACCTGTCATAACTCCAGGATTCAAACTTTGCTTGCTAAATTTGCATAATTCTGAGATACAACAATTTAACTTTGAAGAATCTTTAAGACCAATTCAATTTTAATAAATAAGACAGACATAACAAAACACAGACACAGTACaaaaaaaagggaaaaataaacacaacaaacaaaacaaacaaaacaaaacaaaacaaaacaaaacaaaagcAGATAAAACAGAAAACGCAACATAAGATTCAAACAAAAGTAACATTCAGTAAAAATAATCATCAATTTCTTAAAGCAGTCTTACACACAACATTCCTGGTAGTAGGTGTATGTTTATGATTATAGACAAAAACACAGGAAGCAGATGTACATCTAGAAAATTCAACATATAGTTGTCCATGGGAGAAAGCTTCATGTTCAAGGTCCAAACCAACATGGTCAACTGACTGCCCCTGAGACTTATTGACTGTCATAGCAAATGCAACTTGAACTGGAAATTGGTGCCTTGAAAGTTGGAAGCCAAACTCAGTCTctgtgtcagagccaacaactaccacagggtaaacctaactAGCTAACAGCCCAGAGGGACTTAAGTATGGgctagtaggatctaacagagctcaaggcagctgccagataaggggttggacaagaccaatgtagtaagagtgcactatgctgttaagacagctaGGCAagggacctttgacagggactggtatactctcaggcaatactcttggGTGTATGTCTTAAGTTAGtaggtgtggatggggataagaggttgagttctgaggcttaaggctctcagaaccctccttatatattcaacaaaggtagggaatagtatatacagtaagaaacacaataacaaagataaggtcacatgatctttggtcatgtgattagaTCACATAATACACTCTCAGtgcttaaatagcataaagatgcatatatccataaactTTCAcaaaaatagcgcatatattcactatttctttgacttagtggattctcaGGTGGTCACACCTCTAGGACATGACACTCTGGGGGAGTTAGAGAGATCCTTGGAGTGAATACAGTGTTCCCTGTAAGGTAAAGATCAATAATACTCAAATTGATTTATATAAGTTACTTACCTGCTTCAGAGCCTGTGAGTAACCAGAGCTCCAAAACACATGATACTATGCAGGTTACAATGCCATGGGTTCCATTGCAGACATCTTGTGAACAGGCTAATTTGCATAGTATCATAACAGGACAGCCTTCTTTGAGTTCCAGATCTGAGAGTGGAATACTTCCAGAGCTCAAGAAGTTGAGATACTCTGTTGACAATGTCCCAAGCCTCTCATCATCCACTGCAGCCTCATAAATGACCTTGTCAGCACTGTGGAAGATCTGCATTTCCCCTGGAAATTTTCTGAGAATTATCTTGTTCAGGATCAAAACATCATCATTCCAAGGTGTAAGGATAGTGCAACTACAGAAGTATTCATCATTTAGCTGAGGGAGTTGATCAAGGTTCCCATAGATCTTGTTAATTAAGCTGTCTCTGCTTTCCACTAACATGGACTGCTTGAATGCAGTTTCAGATGAGCTGGTCCCCTGGGGAATTTGAAGGCCTTCACCAATTCCTAAAAGCCTAGTGGCAAACTCAGCCATCTCTGCATCCCCATGCTGTAGGCGCATATTACGGGTGAGCCTCATCTTCTCCATGCCAGCCCAAAGTGGTGACTCTTTGAGGCATGCTACAACAGTCTGCTCTGGTGCTCCCTTGGGGATAACAGGTAAGGTTTGGTGGAAATCTGCTCCAAAAACCACAGTGATACCTCCAAATGGCTTGTCTGGATGATATGCAATGTCTTTGCAGGTGTGGTTAAATGCCTCAGCACAGAATCTATGCTGCATAGGTACTTCATCCCAGATGATTAAATCTGTACATGCAATAAGGGCAGCA is a genomic window containing:
- a CDS encoding ATP-dependent DNA helicase PIF1, producing the protein MPTCQQNWDQINQEQNHLIQEQYALCNAQPEGLEDQLQQQLNNEQLAAFNQVLASVQNDLGVTFFLDGPVGTGKTFLYQTLCTTLCAQGKIVICVASSGIAALLLSGGKTSHSVFKIPIEIKEDNTCNISKRSELAALIACTDLIIWDEVPMQHRFCAEAFNHTCKDIAYHPDKPFGGITVVFGADFHQTLPVIPKGAPEQTVVACLKESPLWAGMEKMRLTRNMRLQHGDAEMAEFATRLLGIGEGLQIPQGTSSSETAFKQSMLVESRDSLINKIYGNLDQLPQLNDEYFCSCTILTPWNDDVLILNKIILRKFPGEMQIFHSADKVIYEAAVDDERLGTLSTEYLNFLSSGSIPLSDLELKEGCPVMILCKLACSQDVCNGTHGIALKQGTLYSLQGSL